The proteins below are encoded in one region of Tomitella fengzijianii:
- the sepX gene encoding divisome protein SepX/GlpR translates to MPNSLVWIGLVVVWIFVLFPMVAGRRKPVRRTGEATLATRVLHRGGMARPVRRGPASGHAGDPDWEPTEEQERARHRQFEDPDTTRAEAQMDSGTTRPGGSDVDGEVLDAEVVEEDAPARGQRRSAAAESDSDAAPGHPDAGDADEDEREMTAAARADSAGQDTADPEHAAPDHAAPEPAVSTALDTVEGGAAPYRKGRGGFDPKADAIASAERYRTRQRVVMSMAGGIVVTAVFALAFMPLFWWGTAAFAAAVVLYLGYLRRQVHLEEQIRHRRMARLQKARKQEQVDRRARATVPGPPQRRGVVVLESDDGDPDFEHLPPFEHAAQQNLRHASGQ, encoded by the coding sequence GTGCCGAACTCGCTTGTATGGATCGGGTTGGTCGTCGTGTGGATCTTCGTGCTGTTCCCCATGGTCGCAGGCCGTCGGAAGCCGGTGCGGCGCACGGGCGAAGCGACTCTCGCCACGCGTGTACTGCATCGGGGCGGAATGGCGCGGCCGGTGCGCCGGGGGCCCGCGTCCGGCCATGCCGGGGACCCTGATTGGGAGCCCACGGAGGAGCAGGAGCGGGCGCGTCACCGGCAGTTCGAAGACCCGGACACCACGCGAGCGGAGGCTCAGATGGACAGTGGCACAACCCGCCCTGGCGGCTCGGACGTCGACGGCGAGGTCCTCGATGCCGAGGTGGTGGAGGAGGACGCACCCGCCCGCGGGCAGCGGCGGTCGGCCGCAGCGGAGAGCGATTCCGACGCCGCACCGGGCCACCCGGACGCAGGGGACGCGGATGAGGACGAGCGCGAAATGACGGCGGCGGCGCGCGCGGATTCCGCCGGCCAGGACACGGCCGATCCTGAGCATGCCGCCCCCGATCATGCCGCCCCGGAACCGGCGGTCTCCACGGCACTGGACACGGTCGAGGGCGGCGCGGCGCCCTACCGCAAGGGCCGCGGCGGCTTCGATCCCAAGGCGGACGCGATCGCCAGCGCCGAGCGGTACCGGACGCGGCAGCGGGTGGTCATGTCGATGGCCGGCGGCATCGTCGTCACCGCCGTCTTCGCGTTGGCGTTCATGCCGTTGTTCTGGTGGGGCACCGCTGCCTTCGCCGCCGCGGTGGTGCTGTATCTGGGGTATCTGCGCAGGCAGGTGCACCTGGAGGAGCAGATCCGGCATCGGCGCATGGCGCGGCTGCAGAAGGCGCGGAAGCAGGAACAGGTGGACCGGCGTGCCCGTGCCACGGTGCCGGGGCCGCCGCAGCGCCGCGGCGTGGTGGTGCTCGAATCGGACGACGGCGACCCGGACTTCGAGCACCTGCCCCCGTTCGAGCACGCCGCGCAGCAGAACTTGCGGCACGCATCGGGTCAGTGA
- a CDS encoding GNAT family N-acetyltransferase, protein MSATGRRPGAGERSEHPGWPARIGALQVPAGVVTLRPVRMRDAKQWSRARVRDEDHLRPWEPTGSEPWVIRHRAAAWPAICVRLRMAARHGVIIPMVIEVDGKYAGQLTIGNIVRGPLRSAWIGYWVSTEFSGRRVASAAVALAVDHCLSRVGLHRLEATVRPENLPSRSVLRRAGFREEGLLRNYMDVDGAWRDHILVGMTTEDFPDTAAARMVRAGRARWH, encoded by the coding sequence GTGTCGGCGACGGGGCGTCGGCCGGGCGCCGGTGAACGTTCTGAGCATCCCGGCTGGCCGGCGCGCATCGGCGCGTTGCAGGTGCCGGCCGGCGTGGTGACGCTGCGGCCGGTGCGGATGCGGGACGCGAAGCAGTGGAGCAGGGCGCGCGTCCGGGACGAGGATCATCTGCGGCCCTGGGAGCCGACGGGATCGGAGCCGTGGGTCATCCGCCACCGGGCCGCGGCCTGGCCCGCGATCTGCGTGCGGCTGCGGATGGCGGCACGTCACGGCGTCATCATCCCGATGGTCATCGAGGTCGACGGAAAGTACGCGGGCCAGCTGACCATCGGCAACATCGTGCGCGGTCCGTTGCGGTCGGCGTGGATCGGGTACTGGGTGTCCACCGAGTTCAGCGGCAGGAGGGTGGCGTCCGCCGCGGTCGCGCTCGCCGTGGACCACTGCCTGTCCCGCGTGGGGCTGCACCGGTTGGAGGCCACTGTGCGCCCGGAGAACCTCCCCAGCCGGTCGGTACTGCGCAGGGCGGGGTTCCGCGAGGAGGGGCTGCTGCGCAACTACATGGACGTCGACGGAGCGTGGCGTGACCACATCCTCGTCGGGATGACCACGGAGGACTTCCCGGACACCGCCGCGGCGCGGATGGTGCGCGCGGGCCGTGCCCGATGGCATTGA
- a CDS encoding UTP--glucose-1-phosphate uridylyltransferase, whose translation MTSRSAADEPAESSQCGKGPFRTAIVPAAGLGTRFLPATKTVPKELLPVVDTPGIELVAGEAAEAGARRLVIITNEGKDGVVAHFRSDPDLEATLAERGKKDLLAKVRRAPELIDVEAVVQPSPHGLGHAIGCAEPALADDEGAVAVLLPDDLVLPTGVLAQMAAVRSEYGGSVLCAFEVPEDQVSSYGVFSVESAGEAGDDVLRVTGMVEKPAPEDAPSTLAAAGRYILDRAVFDALRRIEPGAGGELQLTDAIALLIDEGHPVHVVVHRGRRHDLGNPGGYVRAAVDFALESDEYGAELRSWLLEHLGVPQDTARA comes from the coding sequence ATGACATCTCGGAGTGCGGCGGACGAGCCGGCGGAATCGTCGCAGTGCGGCAAGGGGCCGTTCCGCACGGCGATCGTTCCCGCGGCGGGGCTGGGGACGCGTTTCCTGCCCGCCACCAAGACGGTGCCGAAGGAACTGCTGCCGGTCGTGGACACGCCGGGGATCGAGCTGGTGGCGGGCGAGGCCGCCGAGGCCGGCGCGCGCCGGCTGGTGATCATCACCAACGAAGGCAAGGACGGCGTGGTCGCGCACTTCCGGTCGGATCCGGACCTCGAGGCCACGCTGGCCGAGCGTGGCAAGAAGGATCTGCTGGCCAAGGTGCGCCGGGCCCCGGAGCTGATCGACGTGGAGGCGGTCGTGCAGCCCTCGCCGCATGGCCTCGGCCACGCCATCGGCTGCGCGGAGCCCGCACTGGCCGACGACGAGGGGGCCGTGGCCGTGCTCCTGCCGGACGACCTCGTCCTGCCCACCGGGGTGCTGGCGCAGATGGCGGCTGTGCGCAGTGAGTACGGCGGATCGGTGCTGTGCGCGTTCGAGGTGCCGGAGGACCAGGTCAGCTCGTACGGGGTGTTCTCCGTCGAGTCCGCCGGCGAGGCGGGCGACGACGTGCTCCGCGTGACCGGCATGGTGGAGAAGCCCGCGCCTGAGGACGCGCCGTCGACGCTCGCCGCGGCGGGACGGTACATCCTCGACCGCGCGGTGTTCGACGCGCTGCGGCGGATCGAACCCGGTGCCGGCGGGGAGCTGCAGCTCACCGATGCCATCGCGCTGCTGATCGACGAGGGGCATCCCGTGCACGTGGTGGTGCACCGGGGCCGCCGCCACGACCTCGGCAATCCCGGCGGGTATGTGCGTGCCGCCGTCGACTTCGCGCTGGAGTCGGACGAGTACGGGGCGGAGCTGCGTTCCTGGCTCCTCGAGCACCTCGGCGTGCCGCAGGACACCGCGCGCGCGTGA
- a CDS encoding CueP family metal-binding protein, which produces MRSQKGTFRALIAIFVAAVFLAGCSSAGSTKSADGRGAAGDPAVWMAAYGLDGLGGREIIDTLDRLPVAERPDDLLASVRADQVVLSRADGGEVSVPLPADEFYVSVAPYTDETHECFYHSLTTCLGELRNADVRVTATDADGTQVIAAEDLRTFDNGFVGMWLPRGFGGTLTIERDGRTATVPVATGADDPTCLTTARLT; this is translated from the coding sequence ATGCGCTCTCAGAAGGGGACTTTCCGGGCCCTCATCGCGATCTTCGTCGCAGCGGTCTTCCTCGCCGGATGTTCGTCTGCCGGGTCCACGAAGTCCGCCGACGGCAGGGGTGCCGCGGGCGATCCGGCCGTCTGGATGGCGGCCTATGGGCTCGACGGCCTGGGCGGCCGGGAGATCATCGACACCCTCGACAGGCTGCCTGTCGCCGAACGCCCGGACGATCTGCTCGCATCGGTGCGCGCGGATCAGGTGGTGCTCTCGCGCGCGGACGGCGGCGAGGTCTCCGTGCCGTTGCCCGCGGACGAGTTCTACGTGTCCGTCGCCCCCTACACGGACGAGACGCACGAGTGCTTCTACCACAGCCTGACCACCTGCCTGGGCGAGCTGCGGAACGCCGACGTGCGCGTGACGGCGACCGACGCCGACGGGACGCAGGTGATCGCCGCCGAGGACCTGCGAACGTTCGACAACGGTTTCGTGGGGATGTGGCTGCCGCGGGGGTTCGGCGGCACCCTCACCATCGAGCGTGACGGGCGTACCGCCACGGTCCCCGTCGCGACTGGTGCCGACGATCCCACCTGTCTGACCACCGCACGGCTGACGTAG
- a CDS encoding 5-formyltetrahydrofolate cyclo-ligase: MSSKDPGRETRPARSDRGGEDGGASPHTLPAAGDKHGWRVRFRARRAAAAQEDLRAESESLAATWRTEILTTLPRGATVCAYVPTETEPGGVRMLDDALAAGLRVLVPVTGAPGPLSWAQYTGSGSLRPARYGLLEPPGPVLAPSAIAGATLILVPAVAVDLRGVRLGRGGGYYDRTLPLAAPGAAMVCVVGDGELVDELPEDPHDVRVGTVLTPRRGVVRIDRH, translated from the coding sequence ATGTCCAGCAAGGATCCGGGCCGCGAGACGCGGCCGGCGCGCTCCGACCGCGGCGGGGAAGACGGCGGGGCGTCCCCGCACACCCTTCCCGCCGCCGGAGACAAACATGGCTGGCGCGTGCGCTTCCGCGCGCGACGGGCCGCCGCGGCGCAGGAAGACCTTCGTGCCGAGAGCGAGTCCCTGGCGGCGACGTGGCGCACCGAGATCCTCACCACGCTGCCACGAGGTGCGACCGTCTGCGCGTACGTCCCCACCGAGACCGAACCGGGCGGAGTGCGGATGCTCGACGACGCCCTGGCCGCCGGATTGCGGGTGCTCGTCCCGGTCACCGGCGCGCCGGGCCCGCTGTCCTGGGCGCAGTACACGGGAAGCGGCTCCCTGCGCCCCGCCCGGTACGGGCTGCTCGAGCCTCCGGGGCCGGTTCTGGCCCCCTCGGCCATCGCCGGGGCCACGCTCATCCTGGTGCCCGCGGTGGCCGTGGACCTGCGCGGCGTGCGCCTGGGGCGCGGCGGCGGCTACTACGACAGGACGCTCCCGCTCGCCGCCCCGGGGGCGGCGATGGTCTGTGTGGTGGGCGACGGGGAACTCGTCGACGAGCTCCCCGAGGACCCGCACGACGTCCGCGTCGGAACGGTCCTCACGCCCCGTCGTGGAGTGGTCCGCATAGACCGGCACTGA
- the glp gene encoding molybdotransferase-like divisome protein Glp, translating into MRSVEEQLSRVTASAVAPRPVRVAISEAQGLLCAEEVVATRPLPGFDQAAIDGYAVRSVDVRDAGSSSAGPGGGPDELTLPVVGEVAAGSRRPTRLQPGQVVRVRTGAPLPTLADAVLPTGWTNGGHARVAVYQPVLSGAYVRRAGDDVQPGDVAVKAGTIIGPAQVGLLAAVGRDKVLVHPRPRVAVISVGGELVDIDRNPGTGQVFDVNSYALAAAARDAGAEVSRVGIAGSEPGEFREAVESYLMRSEIIVIAGAAGGIASERYHDVLAELGSLEVSRVAMHPGSVQGYGLLGAESVPTFLLPANPVSALVVFEVMVRPLIRIALGRRRPMRRKVRARTVAPISSIEGRTAYLRGQLMRDETTNEYLVQALGGAAGSSSHLLATLAEANCLVTIPPEVSWVETGEDVEVVFLAQQG; encoded by the coding sequence TTGCGTTCGGTGGAAGAGCAGCTCAGTCGCGTGACGGCATCGGCCGTGGCGCCGCGGCCTGTCCGCGTCGCGATCTCCGAGGCGCAGGGGCTGCTGTGCGCGGAGGAGGTCGTGGCCACGCGCCCGCTTCCCGGCTTCGACCAGGCGGCCATCGACGGTTACGCGGTGCGCAGTGTGGACGTGCGGGACGCGGGTTCCTCGTCCGCCGGGCCGGGCGGGGGACCGGACGAGCTCACGTTGCCCGTGGTCGGCGAAGTCGCAGCGGGATCGCGCCGGCCCACGCGACTGCAGCCGGGGCAGGTGGTGCGGGTCCGCACCGGCGCCCCGCTTCCCACGTTGGCGGACGCGGTGCTGCCCACCGGCTGGACCAACGGCGGGCATGCGCGGGTGGCGGTGTATCAGCCGGTGCTCTCCGGCGCCTACGTGCGGCGAGCCGGCGACGACGTGCAGCCGGGCGACGTGGCCGTCAAGGCGGGGACGATCATCGGGCCCGCGCAGGTGGGGCTGCTGGCCGCCGTCGGCCGGGACAAGGTGCTCGTCCACCCTCGGCCGCGCGTCGCCGTCATCTCCGTGGGCGGTGAGCTCGTCGACATCGACCGCAACCCGGGCACGGGCCAGGTGTTCGACGTCAACTCGTATGCGCTGGCCGCCGCCGCGCGTGACGCCGGTGCCGAAGTGTCGCGCGTCGGCATCGCCGGGTCCGAGCCCGGGGAGTTCCGTGAGGCGGTGGAGAGCTATCTGATGCGCTCGGAGATCATCGTGATCGCCGGCGCCGCCGGCGGCATAGCCTCCGAGCGGTACCACGACGTGCTCGCCGAGCTCGGATCGCTCGAGGTCTCGCGCGTGGCGATGCACCCGGGGTCGGTGCAGGGCTACGGGCTGCTGGGGGCGGAGAGCGTGCCCACGTTCCTGCTGCCGGCCAACCCGGTGAGCGCGCTCGTCGTGTTCGAGGTGATGGTGCGGCCGCTCATCCGCATCGCTTTGGGACGCCGCCGGCCCATGCGTCGGAAGGTCCGGGCCCGCACGGTCGCCCCGATCAGCTCCATCGAGGGGCGCACGGCCTACCTGCGCGGCCAGCTGATGCGCGACGAAACGACGAACGAGTATCTGGTGCAGGCGCTCGGCGGGGCCGCAGGTTCGTCGTCGCACCTGCTCGCCACTCTTGCGGAAGCGAATTGCCTGGTCACGATCCCCCCGGAGGTCAGCTGGGTGGAAACGGGAGAAGATGTCGAGGTCGTCTTCCTGGCGCAGCAGGGTTAG